The Flavobacterium sp. HJ-32-4 genome contains a region encoding:
- a CDS encoding putative DNA modification/repair radical SAM protein — protein sequence MSDRLREKLNILADAAKYDVSCSSSGSNRRNTNKGLGDANGAGICHTYTEDGRCVSLLKILLTNHCIYDCAFCVSRKSNDVKRAAFTVEEVVELTMGFYRRNYIEGLFLSSGIFKNADYTMERLVRIVKKLRLEHRFNGYIHLKTIPGASEELLTEAGLYADRMSINLEMPTEAGLKLLAPDKSHEEVKKPLGFIRGSIERLQDERKVIRSTPKFVPAGQSTQMVIGATPESDMEIMYSADQYYRNFDLKRVYYSGYIPISHDTRMPVIGTQPPLLRENRLYQTDWLMRFYGFDVKELLNPANPHLDVDIDPKLSWALRNLDQFPVDVNTADYRMILRIPGVGVGSANKIVMARKFGRLRSDQLRKLGISWNRAKHFIRCADSVMQLTEPEAFRIKYEILTESQSKYLKVPQNQLSLFG from the coding sequence ATGTCAGACCGTCTTCGTGAAAAACTGAACATCCTCGCCGATGCCGCCAAATACGATGTCTCGTGTTCGTCAAGTGGCAGCAACCGTCGCAATACCAACAAAGGACTTGGGGATGCGAATGGTGCCGGGATTTGCCATACGTATACGGAAGACGGACGCTGCGTGTCGCTGCTCAAAATCCTGTTGACGAACCATTGCATCTACGACTGCGCCTTTTGTGTATCACGGAAAAGCAATGATGTGAAACGGGCGGCTTTCACCGTAGAAGAGGTTGTCGAGCTGACGATGGGTTTTTACCGTCGGAATTACATCGAAGGACTCTTCCTGAGTTCGGGCATCTTCAAAAATGCCGATTACACGATGGAACGACTGGTTCGGATCGTCAAGAAACTGCGGTTGGAGCACCGGTTCAACGGCTATATCCACCTTAAAACCATTCCGGGTGCGAGCGAAGAATTGCTGACGGAAGCGGGGCTTTACGCCGACCGGATGAGCATCAACCTCGAAATGCCAACAGAGGCCGGACTCAAGCTTCTCGCGCCCGACAAATCGCATGAGGAAGTCAAGAAGCCACTCGGTTTTATCCGCGGCAGTATCGAACGGCTGCAGGACGAACGTAAGGTCATCCGGAGCACACCCAAGTTCGTGCCAGCCGGCCAAAGTACGCAGATGGTCATCGGTGCCACGCCCGAAAGCGACATGGAAATCATGTACAGCGCCGACCAATACTACCGCAATTTCGACCTGAAAAGGGTGTATTACTCCGGTTACATTCCCATCAGCCATGACACACGCATGCCGGTCATTGGCACCCAACCGCCCTTGCTTCGGGAAAACCGCCTGTACCAGACCGATTGGCTGATGCGGTTTTATGGTTTCGATGTGAAAGAATTGCTGAATCCGGCGAATCCGCATCTGGACGTCGATATTGACCCGAAATTGAGTTGGGCGCTTCGCAACCTCGACCAGTTTCCGGTGGATGTCAATACCGCCGATTACCGGATGATCCTGCGTATTCCGGGAGTTGGCGTGGGTTCGGCGAACAAAATCGTGATGGCACGGAAGTTCGGCCGGTTGCGATCCGACCAACTTCGAAAATTGGGTATCTCCTGGAACCGCGCCAAACATTTCATCCGTTGTGCCGACAGCGTCATGCAACTCACCGAACCCGAAGCATTTCGGATCAAATATGAAATTTTGACCGAAAGCCAGAGCAAATACCTTAAGGTGCCGCAAAACCAACTTTCGCTTTTCGGATGA
- a CDS encoding M13 family metallopeptidase, with translation MIKKNIAIAAAAALVLASCGKDEKLKSGVLLANMDTLVKPGDDFDAYVNGGWVKKNKIPADKAAYGVFEMLDDKAQENVKAIIEEAAKGDFADGSNEQKIGDFYASFLDVKGRDAKGLTPLQPELAKIDAIKTYDDLAAYFGAANATGFGTPIGLGIIGDFKDPTKNMLYVWQGGLGLPEREYYVATDAKSKEIRDKYVAHITRMMQLAGWTGGEESARNILAFETKLAQQHMKKEETRQTTLLYNKFKVADLKTLSPTFNWSLYLKSAGVTNATDITICQVNYVKALDGIMTQTPIDVWKTWLKWSALHAASGSLTSALDKEDFDFYDKTLYGITEQKPMWRRAVEAVNGSLGEIVGQVYVKKHFSPEAKDQVKDLVDNLLKAYKSSIENLDWMTPATKKEALDKLSKITVKIGYPDKWRDYAKLEVKKDDYFGNQMRSSVFEYQRQLEKLGKPVDKSEWTMNPQTINAYYNPLWNEIVFPAAILQPPFFDAEADPAVNYGSIGAVIGHEIGHGFDDQGSGFDGDGVMRDWWTKEDRAAFQKKTAALIGQYDAFKVFPDLNVNGTYTQGENIGDLGGCGISYKAYQMSLNGKTAPKIDGFSGDQRFFIGYAQSWLSKMRDEYLRTLVATNPHAPDHFRVIGILRNIPEWYTAFNVKPGDKMYLAPEKRVKIW, from the coding sequence ATGATTAAAAAGAACATCGCCATCGCAGCAGCCGCGGCCTTGGTGCTCGCTTCCTGCGGGAAAGACGAAAAACTAAAATCGGGCGTATTGCTCGCCAACATGGACACGCTGGTGAAACCCGGCGATGATTTCGACGCCTATGTGAACGGCGGTTGGGTAAAGAAAAACAAGATTCCGGCCGATAAGGCAGCGTATGGCGTATTCGAAATGCTCGACGACAAAGCCCAGGAAAACGTGAAGGCTATCATTGAAGAAGCCGCGAAAGGGGACTTCGCTGACGGTTCGAACGAGCAGAAAATCGGTGACTTCTACGCCTCCTTCCTCGATGTAAAAGGACGTGATGCCAAAGGACTTACGCCGTTGCAACCGGAACTTGCCAAAATCGACGCAATTAAAACCTATGATGACCTCGCCGCCTATTTCGGTGCTGCCAACGCCACCGGGTTCGGTACGCCGATAGGCCTGGGTATAATTGGCGATTTCAAGGATCCGACGAAAAATATGCTGTATGTATGGCAGGGCGGACTGGGTCTTCCGGAACGCGAATATTATGTCGCCACGGATGCGAAGTCAAAGGAAATCCGCGACAAATATGTGGCGCACATCACCCGCATGATGCAACTGGCCGGATGGACGGGCGGAGAAGAAAGCGCGCGCAACATCCTGGCCTTTGAGACCAAACTGGCGCAACAGCACATGAAGAAAGAGGAAACCCGGCAAACGACATTGTTGTATAACAAGTTTAAGGTGGCCGACCTCAAGACGCTGTCGCCTACCTTCAACTGGTCGTTGTATTTGAAAAGCGCCGGTGTGACCAATGCCACCGACATCACCATCTGCCAGGTAAACTACGTAAAAGCCCTCGATGGCATTATGACCCAGACGCCAATCGATGTATGGAAGACCTGGCTGAAATGGAGTGCCCTGCACGCGGCCTCGGGCTCGTTGACGTCGGCCCTTGATAAAGAAGACTTCGATTTCTACGATAAAACACTTTATGGTATCACCGAACAAAAGCCAATGTGGCGTCGTGCGGTAGAGGCGGTCAACGGTTCACTGGGTGAAATTGTCGGACAGGTCTATGTAAAGAAACACTTCTCGCCGGAAGCCAAAGACCAGGTAAAAGATCTGGTTGACAACCTGCTGAAGGCCTACAAAAGCAGCATCGAAAATCTTGATTGGATGACGCCTGCGACCAAGAAAGAGGCGCTTGACAAACTTTCGAAAATCACGGTCAAGATCGGCTATCCAGACAAATGGCGCGATTATGCCAAACTGGAGGTAAAAAAAGACGACTACTTCGGCAATCAGATGCGTTCGTCGGTTTTCGAATACCAACGGCAACTTGAAAAACTGGGCAAACCGGTCGATAAAAGCGAGTGGACGATGAATCCACAGACCATCAATGCCTATTACAACCCGCTTTGGAACGAGATCGTATTCCCGGCAGCTATCCTGCAACCGCCTTTCTTCGATGCCGAGGCGGATCCGGCGGTCAACTATGGCAGTATCGGCGCGGTAATCGGACACGAAATCGGGCATGGTTTTGACGACCAGGGCAGTGGTTTTGACGGTGATGGCGTGATGCGTGACTGGTGGACAAAAGAAGACCGGGCGGCCTTCCAGAAAAAGACCGCGGCGCTGATCGGACAATACGATGCCTTTAAGGTATTTCCCGACCTGAACGTAAACGGCACCTATACACAAGGTGAAAATATCGGTGACCTCGGCGGCTGCGGCATCTCCTACAAAGCCTATCAAATGAGCCTCAACGGCAAAACCGCTCCTAAAATCGACGGTTTTTCAGGCGACCAACGCTTTTTCATCGGCTATGCCCAAAGCTGGCTGAGCAAAATGCGCGACGAGTACCTGCGCACACTGGTGGCCACCAATCCACACGCGCCTGATCACTTCCGGGTAATCGGCATCCTGCGGAATATTCCAGAGTGGTACACCGCTTTCAACGTGAAGCCCGGCGACAAGATGTATCTAGCACCGGAAAAACGCGTCAAAATCTGGTAA
- a CDS encoding response regulator gives MGRQLFFYIDDDEDDRRFFQEALKDDMSVTVLSFESFQEALEAARTSRPDRIYFDFWVPGMTATQFLRTLSDQMDISGIPLHLLSGTEVPPFFEELFDRYGVSYHLKPNSISDLRQLLRSTYGEEAF, from the coding sequence ATGGGACGACAATTGTTTTTTTACATAGACGATGATGAAGACGACCGACGGTTTTTTCAGGAGGCACTAAAGGACGATATGTCGGTTACGGTCCTGAGCTTTGAATCGTTCCAGGAGGCGCTTGAGGCCGCACGCACATCGCGTCCCGACCGGATTTACTTCGATTTTTGGGTGCCTGGGATGACCGCTACCCAGTTTCTCCGGACGCTGTCTGACCAAATGGATATATCCGGCATCCCCCTTCATTTGCTTTCGGGAACCGAAGTGCCGCCCTTTTTCGAGGAGCTGTTTGATCGCTACGGTGTATCCTATCATCTCAAACCCAATTCGATTTCGGATCTCCGTCAGTTATTGCGCAGCACGTACGGCGAGGAGGCATTTTGA
- a CDS encoding T9SS type A sorting domain-containing protein: MKKLYYLILLPALMAAQVPNPGFEQLLSSGQLRNWGYYYTVPVTLDPETGESSTPQIDYAGSTSFATSTPSSHGGLHALSIRNARFAETGEVIPGRAELFDDTNSDVHTGWNAGRPVEPGTVVDRLAFYYRFNALNGEVGQAELVAIDGDSNELAQVSLTLSDTAGAFLFAETSLNLPEGTAVAFVFIRFRMAGDGETPAFGSELVIDDLAVNAEMLQVDPVVKPTQGFYPNPTEGKLFTRLPLQGAPVSVVDMAGRRYSLPTSGSEIDASALSPGVYLWQPDGQRQAVRFIRK; encoded by the coding sequence ATGAAAAAACTGTACTACCTGATCCTGTTGCCCGCGCTGATGGCGGCACAGGTACCCAACCCGGGATTCGAACAATTGTTGTCCAGTGGACAGCTTCGCAACTGGGGTTATTACTACACGGTTCCGGTGACCCTCGACCCAGAAACGGGAGAGAGCAGCACTCCCCAAATCGACTATGCCGGCAGCACTTCGTTTGCTACTTCCACACCCTCGTCCCACGGTGGCCTGCACGCTCTTTCCATCCGCAATGCCCGATTCGCCGAAACCGGCGAAGTCATTCCCGGTCGGGCGGAACTGTTCGACGATACCAACTCAGACGTACACACCGGCTGGAACGCAGGGCGTCCGGTTGAGCCAGGTACTGTTGTAGACCGTCTGGCCTTCTATTACCGATTCAACGCCCTTAATGGTGAAGTAGGGCAGGCTGAACTGGTTGCCATCGACGGCGATAGCAACGAATTGGCGCAAGTTTCCCTTACGCTCTCTGACACCGCGGGCGCCTTTCTCTTTGCCGAAACCTCCCTCAACCTGCCTGAAGGCACAGCAGTTGCATTTGTCTTCATCCGATTTCGTATGGCAGGTGATGGCGAGACTCCGGCTTTTGGAAGCGAGTTGGTCATTGACGACCTGGCCGTAAATGCCGAAATGTTACAAGTGGACCCAGTGGTAAAACCTACACAAGGGTTCTACCCCAACCCGACCGAAGGCAAACTCTTCACCCGCCTCCCACTGCAGGGGGCCCCGGTCAGCGTGGTGGATATGGCGGGTCGTCGTTATTCACTGCCCACGAGTGGCAGCGAGATTGACGCCTCTGCTCTTTCACCTGGCGTTTACCTGTGGCAACCCGACGGCCAGCGACAGGCAGTGCGGTTTATACGAAAATAA
- a CDS encoding ammonium transporter, whose protein sequence is MKLEKRWIVSFSLITLISLVAVCWPDAVETATTRSWFGTEQDLRAADVAWLLTASSFVLLMTPGLAFFYGGMVGKHNIISTMLQSFICMGVITLLWVVVGFSLSFGEPLLFEIDGQSYSIIGNPSSFAFMDHVGLLPHKVLGTTIPFILYALFQMKFAIITPALITGSFAERVRFIAFLFFICLFSLFIYAPLCHSVWAPTGLLGTYFGVKDFAGGTVVHMSAGFAALAGAIVLGKRRNAAHIPTNIPFVLLGTGLLWFGWFGFNAGSTLAANGTAAMAFATTTSASAAAMLTWGFFERMHGKKFSAMGACVGAVVGLVAITPAAGYVTIPESIFFGFITAIVSYKVLASKFSKRVDDTLDVFACHGVGGIMGMILTAIFARGENASLLHGGWSVFAHHMMALILVSAYTFGGALLLFRFVNLFIPLRVSEESENAGLDLSQHDETILH, encoded by the coding sequence ATGAAACTCGAGAAACGCTGGATCGTATCGTTTTCCCTCATTACCCTTATTTCCTTAGTCGCGGTTTGCTGGCCTGATGCCGTTGAAACCGCCACGACACGTTCCTGGTTTGGAACAGAGCAGGACCTTCGCGCCGCGGATGTGGCCTGGTTGCTGACCGCGTCGAGTTTCGTTTTGCTGATGACACCGGGTCTCGCTTTTTTCTATGGCGGTATGGTGGGAAAGCACAACATCATCTCGACCATGTTGCAGAGTTTTATTTGTATGGGCGTCATTACCCTGCTTTGGGTGGTGGTTGGCTTCAGCCTTTCCTTTGGCGAGCCGCTGCTTTTTGAAATCGACGGACAGTCGTATTCGATCATCGGAAATCCCTCGTCTTTTGCCTTCATGGATCATGTGGGATTGTTGCCACATAAGGTATTGGGAACGACCATCCCATTCATTCTATATGCCTTGTTCCAAATGAAATTCGCCATCATCACGCCGGCCCTGATTACCGGTTCTTTTGCCGAACGGGTGCGCTTCATCGCTTTTCTCTTCTTCATTTGCCTGTTTAGCCTTTTTATCTATGCACCGCTTTGCCATTCGGTGTGGGCACCTACCGGACTTCTGGGCACCTATTTCGGTGTGAAAGACTTCGCAGGGGGAACGGTGGTGCACATGAGCGCGGGATTTGCTGCCCTTGCCGGTGCCATCGTATTGGGCAAAAGACGGAATGCGGCACACATCCCCACCAACATTCCGTTTGTACTTTTAGGAACAGGATTACTGTGGTTCGGCTGGTTCGGGTTCAACGCCGGATCGACACTGGCCGCGAACGGCACGGCTGCTATGGCCTTCGCGACGACTACCTCTGCATCAGCAGCAGCCATGCTCACCTGGGGCTTCTTTGAACGGATGCACGGAAAGAAATTCTCAGCCATGGGCGCCTGTGTCGGAGCGGTTGTCGGACTGGTGGCCATTACACCCGCGGCCGGCTATGTGACAATTCCGGAGAGTATTTTCTTCGGTTTTATCACCGCGATCGTATCCTATAAAGTACTGGCCTCTAAATTCAGCAAGCGCGTCGACGACACACTCGACGTATTTGCCTGTCACGGCGTAGGAGGTATTATGGGGATGATCCTCACCGCCATTTTCGCGCGCGGTGAAAACGCCAGTCTCCTGCACGGCGGCTGGAGCGTATTCGCGCATCATATGATGGCGCTCATACTGGTCTCGGCCTACACCTTTGGCGGTGCCTTACTGCTCTTCCGGTTTGTCAACCTGTTCATCCCGCTTCGGGTATCGGAAGAATCAGAAAACGCCGGACTGGATCTTTCCCAACACGACGAAACCATCCTTCATTAA
- a CDS encoding nuclear transport factor 2 family protein, whose translation MRVFLTLCATALTLWVSAQKANDTDAIHHLLNTWHENAAKGNGDAYIAAMTDDGVFIGTDATEYWTREAFWKFAEPYFKKGAAWDFKPLKRHVYLSADGKIAWFDEVLDTWMELCRGSGVLIRQADGSWKIAHYVLSVTVPNDVVDDVIKVKHNIETKQKDVIKSQ comes from the coding sequence ATGAGAGTCTTCCTTACCCTGTGCGCCACCGCCCTGACCTTGTGGGTATCAGCCCAAAAGGCAAATGACACCGACGCCATACATCACCTGCTCAATACCTGGCACGAAAACGCCGCCAAAGGAAACGGCGATGCCTATATAGCGGCCATGACCGACGACGGGGTCTTCATCGGTACCGATGCTACCGAATACTGGACACGGGAGGCCTTTTGGAAATTCGCCGAACCCTATTTCAAAAAGGGCGCCGCCTGGGACTTCAAACCCCTCAAGCGCCACGTCTACCTCAGCGCCGACGGGAAAATCGCCTGGTTCGACGAAGTGCTTGACACCTGGATGGAATTGTGTCGGGGTTCGGGCGTGCTGATCCGACAGGCGGACGGCAGCTGGAAGATCGCACACTACGTTTTATCCGTGACCGTTCCGAACGATGTGGTGGATGATGTGATCAAAGTAAAACACAACATTGAAACAAAACAAAAGGACGTAATCAAATCACAATAA
- a CDS encoding L-threonine 3-dehydrogenase has translation MATKILIIGACGQIGTELTKKLRDVYGTENVIASDIRKLNVDVVNSGPFEVVNALDFNQVEHLVEQHQIDEVYLMAALLSATAEKNPAFAWDLNMNSLFHVLNLAKAKKIKKIFWPSSIAVFGPTTPRHQTPQHTTMEPTTVYGISKQAGERWCEYYHRIFGVDVRSIRYPGLISWSTPPGGGTTDYAVDIFHKALSDGTYECFLSEDTELPMMYMDDAIRATIDIMRAPADQIREHGSYNLSAISFTPREIADAIRAHIPSFKISYKPDFRQQIADSWPASIDDSAARQDWGWQHRFDLDTMTADMLENLRKLG, from the coding sequence ATGGCCACCAAAATCCTCATCATCGGTGCGTGCGGACAAATCGGCACCGAACTCACCAAAAAATTACGGGACGTCTACGGCACGGAAAATGTGATCGCGTCTGACATCCGGAAACTGAATGTCGATGTCGTCAATTCCGGACCGTTTGAAGTCGTAAATGCCCTCGATTTCAATCAGGTCGAGCATTTGGTCGAGCAACACCAGATCGATGAGGTCTACCTGATGGCCGCGTTGCTGTCGGCAACTGCGGAGAAGAACCCTGCCTTTGCCTGGGACCTAAATATGAATTCGCTGTTCCACGTGCTGAACCTTGCAAAAGCGAAGAAAATCAAGAAGATATTCTGGCCTTCCAGTATCGCCGTTTTCGGCCCGACAACCCCGCGCCACCAGACGCCCCAGCATACTACGATGGAGCCGACTACTGTTTATGGCATCAGCAAACAGGCAGGCGAACGCTGGTGTGAATATTACCACCGCATTTTTGGTGTGGATGTACGCAGTATCCGATATCCCGGACTCATCAGTTGGTCAACGCCTCCTGGAGGGGGTACCACGGACTATGCGGTCGATATCTTTCACAAGGCGCTGTCAGACGGCACCTATGAGTGTTTTCTGTCGGAAGACACCGAGCTTCCGATGATGTATATGGACGATGCCATCCGGGCGACGATCGATATCATGCGCGCACCGGCCGATCAAATCCGTGAGCATGGTTCCTACAATCTTTCGGCCATCAGTTTCACGCCGCGCGAAATCGCGGATGCCATCCGGGCGCATATCCCTTCCTTCAAAATCTCCTACAAACCCGATTTCCGCCAACAAATCGCGGATAGCTGGCCCGCCAGTATCGACGACAGTGCCGCCCGCCAGGATTGGGGTTGGCAACACCGTTTTGACCTCGATACGATGACTGCGGACATGCTTGAGAACCTGCGTAAACTCGGGTAA
- the mfd gene encoding transcription-repair coupling factor gives MEAASTLARRDSKSLLKGLSGSSLSFVIKALFDKAEVPFLLVLDDKEAAAYHLNDLEYLINKEDVLFYPGSYRNPYQIEETDNASVLLRAEVLNRIPSRKKPALIVTYPEALFEKVVTKKDLEKNTLKIAVGDQVTLDFINEVLFEYEFRRVDFISEPGEFSVRGGILDVFSFSNDNPYRIEFFGNEVDSIRTFDVETQLSIERQKKIAIIPNVENKFFEEYRESFLDYISPKSVLFLHNTEVILGKLDRLYEKAEANFAKLGTEVRHATPDRLFLNRNAFLERARHLTVAEIGSRPFFEVETTVAFHTKPQPSFNKQFDLLLDNLEENRSNGFRNYLFCTNDQQARRFSDIFESLEEEDPEHIRKQYETVVMPLFQGFLDDDLRIACYTDHQIFERYHKFSIRNGYSKKQTITLKELNQLSVGDYVTHIDHGIGKFGGLQKIQVEGKTQEAIKLVYADNDIVYVSIHSLHKIAKYNGKDGAPPKIYKLGSSAWKALKQKTKARVKHIAFNLIQLYAKRRLEKGFAFKPDSYVQLELESSFIYEDTPDQVKATAEVKADMENERPMDRLVCGDVGFGKTEVAIRAAFKAVDNGKQVAVLVPTTILAYQHFRTFSERLKDMPVTINYLNRFRSAKQKTEILKDLQSGALDIVIGTHQLVGKGVKFRDLGLLVIDEEQKFGVNVKDKLKTISTTVDTLTLTATPIPRTLQFSLMAARDLSVITTPPPNRFPIETNVIGFNEETIRDAISYEIQRNGQVFFINNRIENIREVAGMIQRLVPGARIGIGHGQMDGKKLEELMLAFMNGEFDVLVATSIIESGLDVPNANTIFINNAQHFGLSDLHQMRGRVGRSNKKAFCYFICPPYSAMTEDARKRIHALEQFSELGSGFNIAMKDLEIRGAGDLLGGEQSGFINEIGFETYQKIMNEAIEELKENEFRDLYADEEKDTDRTYVKDIQIDSDFELLFPDDYINSITERLALYNELSEIKDEKTLLEYEGRLTDRFGSLPKPAKALMTSIRLKWVAVRLGIEKLVLKQDKMICYFVSDQQSDYYTSSQFHNVLKFVQTHGNVCRMKEKQTPNGLRLLLTFDNVKSVKKALELLELI, from the coding sequence ATCGAAGCCGCTTCCACCCTCGCGCGGCGCGATTCGAAGTCGCTGTTGAAAGGCTTGTCGGGTTCCTCGCTTTCCTTTGTCATCAAAGCGTTGTTTGACAAAGCCGAAGTGCCGTTCCTGTTGGTGCTTGACGACAAGGAAGCGGCCGCGTACCACCTTAACGACCTCGAGTACCTGATCAACAAAGAGGACGTGTTGTTCTACCCGGGCTCCTACCGCAACCCCTACCAAATCGAAGAAACCGACAACGCCAGCGTATTGCTTCGGGCGGAGGTGCTGAACCGCATCCCATCCCGCAAAAAACCGGCGCTCATCGTGACCTATCCTGAAGCACTTTTCGAAAAGGTCGTCACCAAGAAAGACCTCGAGAAAAACACGCTGAAGATTGCAGTGGGCGACCAGGTGACGCTCGACTTCATCAACGAAGTACTTTTCGAATACGAGTTCCGGCGGGTCGATTTCATCAGTGAACCCGGCGAGTTCTCGGTGCGCGGGGGCATCCTTGATGTTTTTTCCTTCTCAAATGACAACCCGTATCGTATCGAATTCTTCGGAAACGAGGTCGACAGCATCCGGACGTTCGATGTCGAGACACAACTTTCGATTGAGCGACAGAAGAAAATCGCCATCATCCCGAATGTCGAGAATAAGTTCTTTGAGGAATACCGCGAAAGTTTCCTCGATTACATCTCGCCCAAATCGGTGCTTTTCCTGCATAATACAGAGGTCATCCTCGGAAAACTCGACCGGCTGTATGAAAAGGCGGAAGCGAACTTTGCGAAATTGGGCACGGAAGTACGGCATGCCACTCCGGATCGTCTCTTCCTCAACCGGAACGCCTTCCTCGAACGCGCCCGCCATCTCACGGTAGCCGAGATTGGTTCCCGACCTTTTTTCGAGGTAGAGACCACGGTCGCTTTCCATACAAAACCACAACCTTCCTTCAACAAACAATTTGACCTGTTGTTGGATAACCTGGAAGAAAACCGCTCGAACGGCTTCCGGAATTACCTTTTCTGCACGAATGACCAGCAGGCCCGTCGCTTTTCCGACATCTTTGAGAGTCTGGAGGAAGAAGATCCCGAACACATCCGGAAACAATATGAAACCGTGGTGATGCCGCTTTTCCAGGGGTTTCTCGACGACGACCTCCGGATAGCGTGCTACACCGACCACCAGATTTTTGAACGGTACCACAAGTTCAGCATCCGGAACGGGTATTCGAAGAAACAGACCATTACGCTCAAAGAACTCAACCAATTGTCGGTGGGCGATTATGTGACCCACATCGACCACGGAATCGGGAAGTTCGGTGGGCTTCAGAAAATACAGGTGGAAGGCAAAACCCAGGAAGCCATTAAACTGGTGTATGCCGACAATGATATTGTGTATGTCAGCATCCACTCGTTGCACAAAATTGCGAAGTACAACGGAAAGGACGGCGCGCCGCCGAAAATATACAAACTGGGGTCGAGCGCGTGGAAAGCCCTGAAGCAGAAGACCAAAGCGCGCGTTAAGCATATCGCTTTCAACCTCATCCAGTTGTATGCCAAGCGGCGTCTGGAAAAAGGATTTGCCTTCAAGCCGGACTCCTACGTCCAGCTCGAACTGGAAAGTTCGTTCATTTACGAAGATACGCCCGACCAGGTCAAAGCCACGGCAGAGGTCAAGGCCGATATGGAAAACGAGCGCCCGATGGACCGCCTCGTGTGCGGGGATGTAGGCTTTGGAAAAACCGAGGTCGCGATCCGGGCGGCGTTCAAAGCTGTCGATAATGGGAAACAGGTGGCGGTATTGGTACCGACGACCATCCTGGCCTACCAACACTTCCGGACGTTTTCGGAACGGTTAAAAGACATGCCGGTTACCATCAACTACCTCAACCGGTTTCGTTCGGCCAAGCAAAAGACCGAAATCCTGAAAGACCTGCAGAGCGGCGCGTTGGATATCGTGATCGGCACGCACCAACTCGTGGGGAAAGGCGTAAAGTTCCGGGATCTTGGCCTGCTGGTCATTGACGAAGAGCAGAAGTTTGGCGTGAATGTAAAAGACAAGCTGAAGACCATTTCGACCACCGTCGATACGTTGACGCTTACAGCGACACCGATTCCGAGAACCCTTCAGTTCTCGCTGATGGCAGCGCGCGACCTGTCGGTTATTACGACGCCACCGCCCAATCGTTTCCCTATCGAGACCAACGTCATTGGGTTTAATGAAGAGACCATCCGGGACGCCATTTCCTATGAAATACAGCGGAACGGACAGGTGTTTTTCATCAACAACCGGATTGAGAATATTCGAGAGGTGGCTGGGATGATCCAGCGACTGGTGCCGGGCGCGCGCATTGGTATCGGTCACGGACAAATGGACGGCAAAAAACTGGAAGAGTTGATGCTTGCCTTCATGAACGGTGAGTTTGATGTTTTAGTAGCGACGAGTATTATTGAAAGCGGGTTGGACGTACCCAATGCCAATACGATTTTCATTAACAACGCCCAACATTTTGGTTTGTCGGACCTTCACCAGATGCGGGGACGCGTGGGGCGCAGCAATAAGAAAGCGTTCTGTTATTTCATTTGTCCGCCTTACAGCGCCATGACTGAAGACGCCCGTAAGCGCATCCATGCGTTGGAGCAGTTCAGTGAATTAGGCAGCGGGTTCAACATCGCGATGAAAGACCTTGAGATACGCGGTGCCGGAGACCTGTTGGGTGGGGAACAAAGCGGTTTCATCAATGAAATAGGCTTTGAAACCTACCAGAAGATCATGAATGAGGCGATTGAGGAATTAAAGGAAAACGAGTTCCGTGACCTCTATGCCGATGAAGAGAAAGATACCGACCGGACGTACGTGAAAGACATACAGATCGATTCTGATTTTGAGCTGTTGTTCCCCGATGACTATATCAATAGCATTACCGAGCGCCTGGCCTTGTATAACGAATTGAGCGAGATCAAAGACGAAAAAACCCTGTTGGAGTATGAAGGGCGCCTGACCGACCGCTTCGGTTCGCTGCCAAAACCCGCGAAGGCATTGATGACGAGCATACGCTTAAAATGGGTAGCGGTGCGACTGGGCATTGAAAAACTGGTGCTCAAACAGGATAAGATGATCTGTTATTTCGTTTCTGACCAGCAGTCAGATTACTACACCTCGTCGCAGTTCCACAACGTGTTGAAATTCGTGCAGACCCACGGGAATGTGTGCCGTATGAAAGAAAAACAAACGCCGAACGGGTTGCGATTGCTATTGACGTTCGACAACGTCAAATCGGTGAAGAAGGCGTTGGAGTTATTGGAGTTGATATAG